One window from the genome of Streptomyces sp. NBC_01476 encodes:
- a CDS encoding LLM class flavin-dependent oxidoreductase: protein MPVEFIGMIGTRDVSEIRPPAGPVVDPDYTLRFARAHEEAGFDRILIGYGSSSPDGTQVAAYVAARTERLGLLVAHRPGFVAPTLAARTFATLDRFSGGRVAVHIITGGHDAEQRRDGDYLSKDDRYARTDEYLDIVKRVWTSTEPFDHEGRFYRLQDFFSEVKPVTEPRIPLYFGGSSQAAYRVGGKQADVFALWGEPLAGTAEQIASVRAAAAAAGRTEPPRFSVSFRPILGRTEEEAWDRAHRILDTINSRGAAGSFVGSRRPILPAGPDAQPQNTGSQRLLAAAAKGELHDRALWTPTASATGAAGNSTALVGTPETVAQALLDYVDIGVTTLLIRGYDPLEDAVDYGRELLPLVRAEVARRDAVRPAGAPVGAAR from the coding sequence ATGCCCGTCGAGTTCATCGGCATGATCGGCACCCGCGACGTCTCCGAGATCCGCCCGCCCGCGGGTCCCGTCGTCGACCCCGACTACACGCTGCGCTTCGCCCGCGCCCACGAGGAGGCCGGCTTCGACCGCATCCTGATCGGCTACGGTTCCAGCAGCCCGGACGGCACCCAGGTGGCCGCCTACGTGGCCGCGAGGACCGAACGGCTGGGGCTGCTGGTGGCGCACCGCCCCGGCTTCGTCGCCCCCACCCTGGCCGCCCGTACCTTCGCCACCCTCGACCGCTTCTCCGGCGGCCGGGTCGCGGTGCACATCATCACCGGCGGGCACGACGCGGAGCAGCGCCGGGACGGCGACTACCTGAGCAAGGACGACCGGTACGCCCGTACCGACGAGTACCTGGACATCGTCAAGCGGGTCTGGACGAGCACCGAGCCGTTCGACCACGAGGGGCGTTTCTACCGGCTGCAGGACTTCTTCTCGGAGGTCAAACCGGTCACCGAGCCCCGTATCCCGCTCTACTTCGGCGGCTCGTCGCAGGCCGCCTACCGGGTCGGCGGCAAGCAGGCCGACGTCTTCGCGCTGTGGGGCGAGCCGCTGGCCGGGACCGCCGAGCAGATCGCCTCGGTGCGGGCCGCCGCTGCCGCCGCCGGCCGGACAGAACCGCCGCGGTTCAGCGTCTCCTTCCGCCCGATCCTCGGCAGGACCGAGGAGGAGGCATGGGACCGGGCGCACCGCATCCTGGACACCATCAACTCCCGGGGCGCGGCCGGCTCCTTCGTCGGCAGCCGGCGCCCGATCCTGCCGGCCGGCCCCGACGCGCAGCCGCAGAACACCGGTTCGCAGCGGCTGCTGGCCGCCGCCGCCAAGGGCGAACTCCACGACCGCGCCCTGTGGACGCCGACCGCAAGCGCGACCGGCGCGGCGGGCAACTCCACCGCCCTGGTCGGCACGCCGGAGACCGTCGCCCAGGCCCTGCTCGACTACGTCGACATCGGCGTCACCACCTTGCTGATCCGCGGTTACGACCCGCTGGAGGACGCCGTCGACTACGGCCGTGAACTGCTCCCGCTGGTCCGTGCGGAGGTGGCCCGCCGCGACGCCGTCCGCCCGGCCGGGGCACCCGTCGGCGCGGCCCGATGA
- a CDS encoding serine aminopeptidase domain-containing protein — MTVALDTAQWYPAEGLLHRGTVVLLPGRGEHPGVYERLGRRLAADAYVVQVLDADPGASPAGIAAAVDAVAADTPAPLILAGSDTGALHALAAAGRTSAPPDALLLAGVPGDGAWSPAAGSPPWDGELEARTACPTHRGRLGADPRFAQGALAVPVPAELAAAAEAALAAPPAVPVLLLHGAADPVSPPEVARALAARLPGSTLATVTDGRHDTFNDIQHRSVAALIVQWLERLRAHGPLLTVEGAPVV; from the coding sequence ATGACTGTCGCACTCGACACCGCGCAGTGGTACCCGGCCGAGGGCCTGCTGCACCGGGGAACCGTCGTCCTGCTCCCCGGCCGCGGGGAACACCCCGGGGTCTACGAACGGCTGGGCCGCCGGCTGGCCGCGGACGCGTACGTCGTCCAGGTGCTGGACGCGGACCCCGGCGCGAGCCCGGCCGGGATCGCGGCGGCCGTGGACGCGGTGGCCGCCGACACGCCGGCCCCGCTGATCCTGGCCGGCTCCGACACCGGGGCGCTGCACGCGCTGGCGGCGGCGGGGCGGACCTCGGCCCCGCCGGACGCGCTGCTGCTGGCGGGGGTGCCGGGCGACGGCGCCTGGTCCCCCGCGGCCGGCTCACCGCCGTGGGACGGGGAACTGGAGGCGCGGACCGCCTGCCCGACGCACCGCGGCCGGCTCGGCGCCGACCCGCGGTTCGCCCAGGGCGCGCTGGCGGTACCGGTTCCTGCGGAGCTCGCCGCGGCGGCCGAGGCGGCCCTCGCGGCCCCGCCCGCCGTTCCGGTGCTGCTGCTGCACGGCGCGGCCGACCCCGTGTCGCCTCCGGAGGTGGCCCGCGCGCTGGCCGCCCGGCTGCCCGGCTCGACCCTGGCCACCGTCACCGACGGCCGGCACGACACCTTCAACGACATCCAGCACCGCAGTGTGGCGGCGCTCATCGTCCAGTGGCTGGAACGGCTCCGCGCGCACGGACCCCTGCTGACCGTCGAGGGCGCTCCCGTCGTGTGA
- a CDS encoding flavin reductase family protein — translation MTVTTPTTVPSTGDLLRRTLRRQANTVAVVTVPGPAGFTATSFTSASLEPALVSFYLAAGASTAPAVRAADVFAVHLLAAEQTELARGFARSGVDRFTGVEWAPGEGGVPLLAGVDAWLTARTVQVHDIGDHFLVVGRLLTAGGPARSAPLVHHDGAFGTFGTGN, via the coding sequence ATGACCGTGACCACTCCGACAACCGTCCCCAGCACCGGCGACCTGCTGCGCAGGACTCTTCGCCGGCAGGCGAACACCGTGGCGGTGGTGACCGTGCCAGGTCCCGCCGGGTTCACGGCCACCTCTTTCACCTCCGCCTCCCTCGAACCCGCCCTGGTCTCCTTCTACCTGGCGGCCGGCGCGTCGACCGCCCCGGCGGTGCGGGCCGCCGACGTCTTCGCCGTCCATCTGCTGGCCGCTGAACAGACCGAGCTGGCACGGGGGTTCGCCCGCAGCGGGGTCGACCGGTTCACCGGGGTGGAGTGGGCGCCCGGGGAGGGCGGGGTGCCGCTGCTGGCCGGGGTGGACGCGTGGCTGACCGCGCGCACCGTCCAGGTGCACGACATCGGCGACCACTTCCTGGTGGTCGGTCGACTACTGACGGCCGGCGGCCCGGCCCGGTCCGCACCACTGGTCCACCACGACGGCGCCTTCGGCACCTTCGGCACCGGCAACTGA
- a CDS encoding class I SAM-dependent methyltransferase → MARTFEELVAEADAVPVDGWDFSWLEGRATEQRPSWGYQRLMAERLAAVGAALDIQTGGGEVLAGAPKLPPVMAATESWPPNIAKATALLHPRGAVVVADADEPPLPFAGAAFDLVTSRHPVTVWWEEIARVLRPGGSYFSQHVGPASAFEVVEFFLGPQPARVREGRHPDRARAAAAAAGLDVVDLRSERLRMEFSDVGAVVYFLRKVIWMVPGFTVAHYRDRLLDLHRLIDAEGPFLAHSARYLIETRKPS, encoded by the coding sequence ATGGCGCGTACTTTCGAGGAACTGGTGGCCGAGGCCGACGCGGTACCGGTCGACGGGTGGGACTTCTCCTGGCTGGAGGGACGGGCCACCGAGCAGCGGCCCTCCTGGGGATACCAGCGGCTGATGGCCGAACGGCTGGCCGCGGTGGGCGCGGCGCTGGACATCCAGACCGGCGGCGGCGAAGTGCTCGCCGGAGCGCCGAAGCTGCCGCCGGTGATGGCCGCCACCGAGTCGTGGCCGCCGAACATCGCCAAGGCCACCGCCCTGCTGCACCCGCGTGGCGCGGTGGTGGTCGCCGACGCCGACGAGCCGCCGCTGCCGTTCGCCGGAGCGGCCTTCGACCTGGTGACCAGCCGCCACCCGGTGACCGTGTGGTGGGAGGAGATCGCCCGGGTGCTGCGGCCCGGGGGCAGCTACTTCTCCCAGCACGTCGGTCCGGCCAGTGCCTTCGAGGTGGTGGAGTTCTTCCTCGGCCCGCAGCCGGCGCGGGTACGCGAGGGCCGCCATCCGGACCGGGCCCGGGCCGCCGCCGCGGCGGCCGGGCTCGACGTCGTGGACCTGCGCTCCGAGCGTCTGCGGATGGAGTTCTCCGACGTCGGCGCGGTCGTCTACTTCCTCCGCAAGGTGATCTGGATGGTGCCGGGCTTCACTGTCGCCCACTACCGCGACCGGCTCCTCGACCTCCACCGGCTCATCGACGCGGAAGGACCGTTCCTCGCGCACTCCGCCCGCTACCTGATCGAGACCCGCAAACCGTCCTGA
- a CDS encoding VOC family protein codes for MPLHWKLVIDSRNAPALADFWAAALEYEVEDASVLVGRLLAAGQIAEDAVVEHRGRRGLRGYAAVRHPDDPFDEVSGIGQGRRLLFQEVPEEKTVKNRLHLDLHSEPGGRDALVARLESLGATRVREVDQGPAGHWWVMRDPEGNEFCVN; via the coding sequence ATGCCACTGCACTGGAAGCTGGTCATCGACAGCAGGAACGCGCCCGCACTCGCGGACTTCTGGGCCGCGGCGCTGGAGTACGAGGTGGAGGACGCGAGCGTCCTCGTCGGCCGGCTGCTGGCCGCCGGGCAGATCGCCGAGGACGCCGTGGTCGAGCACCGGGGGCGGCGGGGACTGCGGGGGTACGCCGCGGTCCGGCACCCGGACGATCCGTTCGACGAGGTCAGCGGCATCGGGCAGGGCCGGCGGCTGCTCTTCCAGGAGGTGCCGGAGGAGAAGACCGTGAAGAACCGCCTCCACCTGGACCTGCACAGCGAGCCCGGTGGCCGCGACGCGCTGGTGGCCCGGCTGGAATCGCTGGGCGCCACCCGGGTCCGCGAGGTGGACCAGGGTCCGGCCGGGCACTGGTGGGTCATGCGGGACCCGGAGGGCAACGAGTTCTGCGTGAACTAG
- a CDS encoding sensor histidine kinase yields the protein MTTASAFRHPAFFYRDDAEYTARTSAFVRAGLAAGEGVAVAAPPDRLRLLHGALGPDAAAVRFTDMTGAGRNPGRIIPLVLRAFCDAQPPGRRVRIVGEPVWPGRTSLEYPACVQHEALINTAFEGRPVTILCPYDAARLTPSVLADARATHPAVIEGGRESLSPGYAPQRAAAAYNTPPAAPRDAACQQFDRQGLRGAREFAVRVAGGLGMAGSRLDDLALTVAELTTNSVLHGGGSGVVRVWAADGGLACEVRDGGRIGDPLAGRTVPPPGRPGGRGLLMVHQLADLVREHTGAGGTVIRCYFSLRPQEADHIRMPPTG from the coding sequence ATGACGACTGCCTCCGCCTTCCGGCACCCCGCCTTCTTCTACCGCGACGACGCGGAGTACACCGCCCGCACCAGCGCTTTCGTACGGGCCGGGCTCGCGGCCGGCGAAGGGGTCGCGGTGGCCGCCCCGCCGGACCGGCTGCGGCTGCTGCACGGCGCGCTCGGCCCGGACGCGGCGGCCGTCCGCTTCACCGACATGACCGGCGCGGGCCGCAACCCCGGCCGGATCATCCCCCTGGTGCTCCGGGCGTTCTGCGACGCCCAGCCGCCGGGCCGCCGGGTGCGGATCGTCGGCGAACCGGTGTGGCCCGGCCGCACCTCGCTGGAGTATCCGGCCTGCGTCCAGCACGAAGCGCTGATCAACACCGCCTTCGAGGGCCGGCCTGTCACCATCCTGTGCCCTTATGACGCGGCCCGGCTCACCCCCTCCGTGCTGGCCGATGCCCGCGCGACCCATCCGGCGGTCATCGAAGGCGGCCGGGAATCCCTGAGCCCCGGTTACGCGCCGCAGCGGGCCGCCGCCGCGTACAACACCCCGCCGGCCGCGCCCCGGGACGCGGCCTGCCAGCAGTTCGACCGCCAAGGGCTGCGCGGCGCAAGGGAGTTCGCGGTACGTGTGGCCGGCGGGCTGGGCATGGCCGGGAGCCGGCTCGACGACCTGGCGCTCACGGTCGCCGAGCTGACCACCAACAGCGTGCTGCACGGCGGCGGTTCAGGCGTCGTCCGGGTGTGGGCGGCGGACGGCGGACTGGCCTGCGAGGTGCGCGACGGCGGGCGCATCGGCGACCCGCTGGCCGGCCGCACCGTCCCGCCCCCCGGCCGCCCCGGCGGCCGGGGACTGCTGATGGTCCATCAACTCGCGGACCTGGTACGCGAACACACCGGCGCCGGCGGCACGGTGATCCGCTGCTACTTCTCGCTGCGTCCGCAGGAAGCCGATCACATCCGCATGCCGCCGACCGGCTGA
- a CDS encoding DUF5709 domain-containing protein: MTDPGDFGMGDDVYQPDEDDSEIREDAGPLEPEDTLVDRGLEDVLDEGYSPPEKPLAVEDVGTTADEQRTGESLDERLRREVPDGQVPEGDGIGDDSDTDGELLDGEVGDRRSGRLVGPDEGAHVRRDGVSGEDVGIDGGAASAEEAAVHVVPDDEDDWV; the protein is encoded by the coding sequence ATGACCGACCCCGGCGATTTCGGGATGGGGGACGACGTGTACCAGCCGGACGAGGACGACAGCGAGATCCGCGAGGACGCCGGGCCGCTGGAGCCCGAGGACACGCTGGTCGACCGCGGTCTGGAGGATGTGCTCGACGAGGGGTACTCGCCGCCGGAGAAGCCGCTGGCCGTCGAGGACGTCGGCACCACGGCGGACGAGCAGCGCACCGGCGAGTCGCTGGACGAGCGGCTGCGCCGGGAGGTCCCGGACGGGCAGGTGCCCGAGGGCGACGGCATCGGTGACGACAGCGACACCGACGGCGAACTCCTGGACGGCGAGGTCGGCGACCGCCGCTCCGGCCGGCTGGTCGGCCCCGACGAGGGCGCCCACGTGCGGCGCGACGGCGTGTCCGGTGAGGACGTCGGCATCGACGGCGGCGCCGCCTCCGCGGAGGAGGCAGCGGTGCACGTCGTCCCGGACGACGAGGACGACTGGGTCTGA
- a CDS encoding type 1 glutamine amidotransferase domain-containing protein, which produces MRTAFLVAPEGVEQIELTSPWQALTETGETPQLVSTAPGRIQAFNHLDKGDTFPVDLTVDRTSASDFDLLVLPGGVANPDALRMDDAAVAFVRGFFDAGKPVAAICHAPWTLIEADVVRGRTLTSWPSLQTDIRNAGGTWVDQKAVVCTERPSTLITSRKPDDLDAFNKAVLREVGAMT; this is translated from the coding sequence GTGCGAACCGCATTCCTGGTGGCGCCGGAGGGCGTCGAGCAGATCGAACTCACCTCGCCGTGGCAGGCGCTCACCGAGACCGGTGAGACCCCGCAGCTGGTGTCCACCGCACCCGGCCGGATCCAGGCGTTCAACCACCTGGACAAGGGCGACACCTTCCCGGTTGACCTGACGGTGGACCGGACCTCGGCGTCCGACTTCGACCTGCTGGTGCTGCCCGGGGGCGTGGCCAACCCGGACGCGCTGCGCATGGACGACGCGGCGGTGGCATTCGTCCGCGGCTTCTTCGACGCGGGCAAGCCGGTCGCGGCGATCTGCCACGCACCGTGGACGCTGATCGAGGCCGACGTGGTACGCGGCCGGACACTCACCTCCTGGCCGAGCCTGCAGACCGACATCCGCAACGCGGGCGGCACCTGGGTGGACCAGAAGGCCGTGGTGTGCACCGAGCGCCCGAGCACCCTGATCACCAGCCGCAAACCCGATGACCTGGACGCCTTCAACAAGGCGGTCCTGCGTGAAGTGGGAGCGATGACATGA
- a CDS encoding DUF6328 family protein: MTDQHRGDDSAGAHRDPGDGRVDARGRDETPEERADRRWGDLLQELRVAQTGVQILFGFLLTVVFQQRFTDLSSTDRHIYTVTVVLGAATTGALIGPVAMHRLLTGRRLKPETVVLASRLTVLGLVLLLCTMASSLLLVLRVAIRDTSAAWLVGAMAVWFVLCWFVLPLWARHRSGPGPE; this comes from the coding sequence ATGACCGACCAGCACCGCGGCGACGACAGTGCGGGGGCCCACCGCGACCCCGGTGACGGACGGGTGGACGCCCGTGGCCGCGACGAGACACCCGAGGAGCGCGCCGACCGGCGCTGGGGCGACCTGCTCCAGGAGCTGCGGGTCGCCCAGACCGGTGTGCAGATCCTCTTCGGCTTCCTGCTGACCGTCGTCTTCCAGCAGCGCTTCACCGACCTGTCCAGTACCGACCGGCACATCTACACGGTCACCGTGGTGCTGGGCGCGGCCACCACCGGCGCGCTGATCGGGCCGGTGGCCATGCACCGGCTGCTCACCGGCCGGCGGCTCAAGCCCGAGACCGTCGTGCTGGCGTCCCGGCTCACCGTGCTCGGCCTGGTGCTGCTGCTGTGCACGATGGCCAGCTCCCTGCTGCTGGTGCTGCGGGTGGCCATCAGGGACACCTCCGCGGCCTGGCTGGTCGGCGCGATGGCGGTGTGGTTCGTGCTCTGCTGGTTCGTACTGCCGCTCTGGGCCCGGCACCGCAGCGGGCCCGGCCCCGAGTAA
- a CDS encoding carboxylate-amine ligase: protein MTTPTATLGVEEEYLLLDRDTGLPAPRAGQVQEAADLEPVLGRDEVDNELLQAQVEVATPVCTGLDDITGHLVRFRQAVGAAADRAGCRLAATGGAPMTSQRDVPVTEKRRYLEMRADAGRLVDEQLICGMHIHVAVPDRSAGAAALGRLRPWLPVLVALGANSPFWAGRDTGFASWRTVVFGRWPVAGSPPFIADGAEYERRVGALLDTGVIRDRHQLYWHARLSDTYPTLEVRAPDVQVDIDSAVTLAGIARGLVATALREGRRGARPLDPPGSILNAAGWHAARHGLTGDLVDPRHGTPAKAAGVVGALLDHIAPALAELGDTARVTEGVQRLLDNGTGATRQRRAVAEGGVDALLDLIAPGPAGRDGAPGIVEEAARP from the coding sequence ATGACGACCCCGACCGCCACCCTCGGCGTTGAAGAGGAGTACCTGCTGCTCGACCGGGACACCGGGCTGCCCGCACCCAGGGCCGGGCAGGTGCAGGAGGCCGCAGACCTGGAGCCCGTACTGGGCCGGGACGAGGTGGACAACGAGCTGCTCCAGGCGCAGGTCGAGGTGGCCACCCCGGTGTGCACCGGCCTGGACGACATCACAGGACACCTGGTCCGCTTCCGGCAGGCCGTCGGCGCCGCCGCCGACCGGGCCGGCTGCCGGCTCGCCGCCACCGGTGGCGCCCCGATGACCTCGCAGCGGGACGTACCGGTCACCGAGAAGCGCCGCTATCTGGAGATGCGGGCCGACGCCGGCCGGCTGGTGGACGAGCAGCTGATCTGCGGGATGCACATCCATGTGGCGGTGCCCGACCGCTCGGCCGGCGCCGCCGCCCTCGGCCGGCTGCGCCCCTGGCTGCCCGTGCTGGTCGCGCTCGGCGCCAACTCACCCTTCTGGGCCGGCCGCGACACCGGCTTCGCCAGCTGGCGCACGGTCGTCTTCGGCCGCTGGCCGGTGGCCGGCTCGCCGCCCTTCATCGCCGACGGGGCGGAGTACGAGCGGCGGGTCGGCGCGCTGCTGGACACCGGGGTGATCCGGGACCGGCACCAGCTCTACTGGCACGCCCGGCTCTCCGACACCTACCCGACGCTGGAGGTGCGCGCCCCCGACGTCCAGGTCGACATCGACAGCGCCGTCACCCTCGCCGGGATCGCCCGCGGCCTGGTGGCGACCGCGTTGCGCGAAGGGCGGCGCGGCGCGCGCCCGCTGGACCCGCCGGGCAGCATCCTGAACGCGGCCGGCTGGCACGCGGCCCGCCACGGACTGACCGGCGACCTCGTCGACCCGCGGCACGGCACACCCGCCAAGGCGGCCGGCGTGGTGGGCGCCCTGCTCGACCACATCGCCCCGGCACTCGCCGAACTCGGGGACACCGCACGCGTCACCGAAGGCGTCCAGCGGCTGCTCGACAACGGCACCGGCGCCACCCGGCAGCGGCGAGCGGTCGCCGAGGGCGGGGTGGACGCCCTGCTCGACCTGATCGCGCCCGGACCGGCCGGGCGCGACGGCGCCCCCGGCATCGTGGAGGAAGCAGCCCGGCCATGA
- a CDS encoding MFS transporter: protein MTLLDVSIVNVALPSIRTGIDASQSGLQWVLSGYALTFGLVLVPAGRLGDIRGRRAVFLAGLAMFTATSALAGAAQNETWLVVARLLQGVAGGILVPQVSGFIQQMFRGAERGRAFGLLGATIGVSTAVGPLLGGLLIQAFGTHEGWRWVFYVNLPIGIAALPLAHRLLPGPPRRAPGEERERTHLDPVGVLLLGAGTVVLLLPFVQEQQWRGPEKWALVPVALLILAGFVLWERAYARGHDPLVDLALFRQRSYGLGVLLSLLYFAGFTAIFFILTLYLQNGMRYTALEAGLSIMPFALGSGAAAAVGGRVVNRIGRPLVAAGLVMVLIGLLGTALAVHLDSTRSVGFATAAPLLLAGLGSGLVISPNQTLTLSEVPVARAGSAGGVLQTAQRIGSAAGIAAVGSVFFSRVDSRHADWSGGFQLGLLTASGLAALALVVTLVDIFTGPPNRPEGEAGGRGREQPHPAGADHG, encoded by the coding sequence ATGACCCTGCTCGACGTCAGCATCGTCAATGTGGCGCTGCCGTCGATCAGGACCGGTATCGACGCCTCGCAGAGCGGTCTGCAGTGGGTCCTGTCGGGTTACGCGCTCACCTTCGGCCTGGTGCTGGTCCCGGCCGGCCGGCTGGGCGACATCCGCGGCCGGCGTGCGGTCTTCCTCGCCGGCCTGGCGATGTTCACCGCGACCAGCGCGCTGGCGGGCGCGGCGCAGAACGAGACCTGGCTGGTCGTCGCGCGGCTGCTGCAGGGCGTCGCGGGCGGCATCCTCGTCCCGCAGGTCTCCGGCTTCATCCAGCAGATGTTCCGCGGCGCGGAACGCGGCCGGGCGTTCGGCCTGCTCGGCGCGACCATCGGTGTGTCCACCGCGGTCGGCCCGCTGCTCGGCGGCCTGCTGATCCAGGCGTTCGGCACCCATGAGGGCTGGCGCTGGGTCTTCTACGTCAACCTGCCGATCGGTATCGCCGCGCTGCCGCTGGCCCACCGGCTGCTGCCGGGTCCGCCGCGGCGGGCACCCGGCGAGGAGCGCGAGCGCACCCACCTCGACCCGGTGGGGGTGCTGCTGCTCGGCGCCGGCACGGTCGTCCTGCTGCTGCCGTTCGTCCAGGAGCAGCAGTGGCGGGGCCCGGAGAAGTGGGCGCTGGTGCCGGTGGCGCTGCTGATCCTGGCCGGTTTCGTGCTGTGGGAGCGGGCGTACGCCAGGGGGCACGATCCACTGGTCGACCTCGCCCTCTTCCGGCAGCGGTCCTACGGGCTCGGGGTGCTGCTGTCGCTGCTGTACTTCGCCGGGTTCACCGCGATCTTCTTCATCCTGACGCTCTATCTGCAGAACGGGATGCGGTACACCGCGCTGGAGGCGGGCCTGTCGATCATGCCGTTCGCGCTCGGCTCGGGGGCCGCGGCGGCGGTGGGCGGCCGGGTGGTGAACCGGATCGGGCGTCCGCTGGTGGCCGCCGGGCTCGTCATGGTGCTGATCGGGCTGCTGGGCACGGCCCTCGCGGTGCATCTGGACTCGACCCGCAGCGTCGGTTTCGCCACCGCGGCTCCGCTGCTGCTTGCCGGGCTCGGCAGCGGACTGGTCATCTCGCCGAACCAGACGCTGACGCTGAGCGAGGTGCCGGTGGCCCGGGCGGGAAGCGCGGGCGGTGTGCTGCAGACCGCGCAGCGGATCGGCTCCGCGGCGGGCATCGCCGCGGTCGGCTCGGTCTTCTTCAGCCGGGTGGACAGCCGGCACGCCGACTGGTCGGGGGGTTTCCAGCTCGGCCTGCTCACCGCGTCCGGTCTGGCCGCCCTCGCCCTGGTGGTCACGCTGGTGGACATCTTCACCGGCCCGCCCAACCGTCCGGAAGGCGAGGCGGGCGGTCGGGGCCGGGAGCAGCCGCACCCGGCGGGCGCCGACCACGGCTGA
- a CDS encoding alpha-ketoglutarate-dependent dioxygenase AlkB, which translates to MHLQQGSLFATGAPGLGDLAAVHRTELGRGAWIDTFPGWLTGADDLFDRLAAEVPWRAEERRMYDNVVAVPRLLAHYGAGAQLPDALLAEARSRLTAHYAAELGEPFVTAGLCYYRDGRDSVAWHGDRIGRGDAQDTMVAIVSLGAPRPLLLRPRGGGPATVRRPLGHGDLIVMGGSCQRTWDHAVPKTRAVVGGRISVQFRPRGVA; encoded by the coding sequence ATGCACCTCCAGCAGGGATCCCTTTTCGCCACGGGCGCCCCCGGCCTCGGTGACCTGGCCGCGGTCCACCGCACCGAGCTGGGCCGGGGCGCCTGGATCGACACCTTCCCGGGCTGGCTCACCGGCGCGGACGACCTCTTCGACCGGCTGGCCGCCGAGGTCCCGTGGCGCGCCGAGGAGCGCCGGATGTACGACAACGTGGTGGCCGTCCCCCGGCTGCTCGCCCACTACGGAGCCGGGGCCCAGCTGCCCGACGCGCTGCTCGCCGAGGCGCGCAGCCGTCTCACCGCGCACTACGCCGCCGAACTCGGCGAGCCCTTCGTCACCGCCGGCCTGTGCTACTACCGCGACGGCCGGGACAGCGTCGCCTGGCACGGCGACCGGATCGGCCGCGGCGACGCCCAGGACACGATGGTCGCCATCGTCTCCCTCGGCGCACCGCGTCCCCTGCTGCTGCGCCCCCGCGGCGGCGGCCCGGCGACGGTCCGCCGGCCGCTCGGGCACGGCGACCTCATCGTGATGGGCGGCTCCTGCCAGCGCACCTGGGACCACGCCGTCCCGAAGACCCGGGCCGTGGTGGGCGGCCGGATCAGCGTCCAGTTCCGGCCGCGGGGCGTGGCATAG